The genomic region CCCAGCGGCGACTTCCCCGAAACCAGCCAGGTAGTGGGAAGCTGGAACGAACCCAACGCCCTGCAATGCTCGGGCGGAAATTCCTGCCCCTGGCACGGCACCCACGTCACGACCTCGGCCATGGGCCGTCCCGACAATGCCTTTGGCGTGGCGGGCCCCGCTGGGCCGGTAGGGGAGCTGCTGGCGGTGCCTTTCCAGGGAGACTTTATCGGTATTATCACCACCCTCGAGCGCATCATCACCGCTACCCTTTTCGGCAATCCCAAAATCATCAACATGAGCTTTGGCTTCGAGCTCGATCTGGGCTGGGACGCCGCAGTCAAAGTGGCCTGCCTGTTCCTATGCCCCGCGCCCAGCGAGATCATAGACGGCTTCACCGCAGCGGTTTCGGCAAGTGGCAAGCTAATTTTTGCTTCAGCGGGGAATGACGGCAAGGACGTGGACAACGGCGGCGGCATCGAAGGCTCGACCCATATTCCCTGCGAGTCGGTCGGGGTGATCTGCGTGGGAGGCATGGCCCACGACGCCACAGCCCGCGACGCAGGTTCCAACTTTGGCAGCAAGCGCGACGACAACAGCGTGGACATCTATGGGCCTTACTGGCTCTGGGTCGGCTTCGACCCCGACAACCGGGCCAATCAGGCCCGCCTGCGGGCCGGCACCAGTTATGCCTCCCCCTTTGTGGCCGGGGTGGCGGCGCTGGTCTGGGCAGCCAACCCCTCTCTGAACGCCGGTCAGGTCTGGGCCATCCTGCGCGATACGGCCCATGTGGGTGGGGTGGGGGTACGGGGCCACGAGCGCCGGGTGAATGCCTTTGCTGCGGTTTCCCGGGCCCTCGAGGTGGGCACCAGCGGCCCCAGCATCGCGCTGAGCGACTCGGCCACCGCCCACCTCAACCGCGAGTGGAGTGTGACCGCCAACGTGACCGATTTTGCCGGGAACAACTGCCCACCCGTCTACTGCCCGCTATCCTTTGACCCGGCCCCCACCCGGATCGTGGGCAACACCGCCTTCTACCGGTTCAATACGGCAGGAAGCCGCACGGTTCGGGTCACAACCCGCGATCTGCTGGGCCGTGAAGCCAGCGAGAGCCGGACGGTCATGGTAGTAAATACCCCGCCGGAGGTCTCGATTTCCCAACCCAGCAGCGGCGCCAGCTTCTTTGTGGGGCAGAGCGTGCAACTGCTGGGTTCGGCCACCGACCTGAACGAAGGCCCCGACCCCGGCCCCGGCCCTATTGCCTGCCGCTGGACCAGCAGCAATTCTGGGGACACCAGTTTCCCTCGCACCGGCTGCAACACCACCGCCAGCTTCTCCACCACCGGCACCCGCACCCTCACCCTGACCGCCACCGACCCCCAGGGGCTCAGCACTTCAGCCAGCGTGAGCATCACCATCAACCCCGCCCCGGCCAACCTGCCGCCCAACATCACCCTCGGTAGTTTGTCACCGGCCACTCCCAACTACATAGATGGCTACTCCTGGAGCACTCGGCTGACCGCCACCGGCAGCGCCACCGACCCCGAGGGCAACACCCCCATCACCTACACCTGGCGGGCCACCTCGTTCCGGCCCAATAGCACTACCGTCTGGCGCAGCAACATCACCCTCAGTACCAGCACCACCAACGGCAACCTGGATTGGACGCCCAGTTCCTTCAACCCCAGCAACTTGATCGGCGACTTAGGTGATTTTGGTAACGACTGCTACAACGGCCAGATCGTGCGGCTGACGCTGACCGCTACCGACTCGCTGGGCAACAGCAGCACCCGCAGCCTGCCCGATATCAAGGTATACCGCTGCACGCTGGATTGAGCACTTGAAGTTGTAACGGAGGGCCTTTTTGGGCCCTCCACTCGCACGGATACCTCGTACACTTAAAGCGACCCGCGAAAGGAGGAAACATGAGGAAACTCTGGGTTGTGATTGGAACCGGCCTATGCGCTTTAGCGCTGGCCCAGGCGGTGCAAAAGACCTATCGCCTCCTCATCAACGGCCAGGCCGCCAGCGGGCAGGCAGTGGTGGTGGGGGGCAAGACCTATGTTTCGCTGGATGCGCTGAAGGCCGCCGGGGTGGGCGTGAGCCTCTCGGGCTCCACCCTGAGCCTCACCCTGCCGGGCGCTCCGCAGGCCCAGGGCGGGGCCAACCAGGTGGCGGCCTTAGAGGGTTGCCTGAACGAGTGGCTCTTCAATGGCATCTGGCGCTTCCGGGTGCTCTCCGTAGAGCCCCTGCCCCCCGGAGGGCGGGGGGGCTGGAAGGCCAAAGTAGAGTTGCGCAACGGCACCAACGTCAACGGCGCGGCGTTGGCCGGTACCGGCTGGCAGGGCCTGCTCTTGGCCCTGGACAACGGCAACACCGTTGAGTCGGGCTATGTTCAGATGCGGGACAAGCCTTTTGCCCAGGGCACCGGCATGGTGCAGGAGGCGGTGTTCTACTCCAAGGAGACCGACCGAACCCCCACCAAGCTGCTGTTGCTGCTCGAGCCTAAGAAGATGCTTACCACCCTTCCGGTTCGATACAGCGTGGCCGACCCCAGCTTCCGGGTGCGGCTGGACTGCCGTAAGTAGGAGGAAAGTTCATGAAACCGCCCCGTGGCTTTACATTTCAACCCTGAGCCTCCTGACCACTTGCCCCAGCCACCCACAGTGTGAACGATATCGTTCCGTAAGGCGCTCGCGGGTTGTACCTAAAACCCGCCCGGTCGGCCTGCGAACGAGCCGACCAGGCTCCCCGTATCCTCGAGGCCCGTAGCTCTGCTCAAACCGCCCCAACCACCCCCGCCGCTACCAACTCCCGAACCTGCTCCGGCGTGTAGCCCAGCACCTCGCTCAACACGGCCCCGGTGTGTTCGCCCAGCAGCGGCGGATGGGCCTGGGCCTTGGCAGGCGTGCGGGAGAGGTGGGCCAGCGGCGAGCCGATTAGGGGAATGGAGCCCAGGGTGGGGTGTTCGACCTGCTGAAGCATCCCCCGAGCCCGGGCCTGCGGCTCGGCAAAGGCCTCGGCCAGGTTGTTGACCGGCGTCACCGGAACCCCGGCCTGGGTGAAGCGCTCGAGCCACTCCCGGCGGGGGCGGCTACGCAGGATGGCCTCGAGCCGGGGCAGCAGCTCGGCGCGGTGGGTGACCCGGCCCGCGTTGGTCTGGAAGCGGGCATCCTCCCACAACTCCGGGTGTTCCATGGCCTCGCAGACCCGGCGGTACTGCTCGTCGTTGCCCACGGTCAGCATGAACCAGCCATCCGAAGCGGCAAAAGCGCCGTAGGGGACAATCTGGGGGTGGGCGTTACCCAGCCGTTCGGGTAGCTCGCCGGTCAGCAGGTAGCTCTGGGCCAGGTTGACCATGGCGGCCAGCCCCACATCAAACAGCGCCAGGTCGAGGTGCTGCCCCAGCCCGCTGCGGGCCCGCTCCTGAAGCGCCGCCAGGATGGCCACGGCCCCGTTCATGCCGGTCATCAGGTCTATCCAGGCCACCGGCACCCGCATGGGCGGGCCCTCGGGCTCCCCCGTGACCGACATGATGCCGCAAAGCCCCTGTACCGCCACGTCGTAGCCGGGTTCCTGGGCCCGGGGGCCGGTCTGGCCATAGCCGGTGATGGAGAGGTAGATGAGCCTGGGGTTCTGCCGGGAAAGGCTGACATAGTCCAGGCCATAGCGGGCCAGGTCGCCGGTTTTGTAGTTCTCCACCAACACATCGGCCTGCTGGGCCAGGTCTTGCACAATCTGCTGGCCCCGGGGGTCTTTGAGGTTGACCACCACGCTCTTCTTGCCCCGGTTGCAGGAAAGGTAGTAAGCGCTCTCCCCCTCAGGGGCCACCTCCCATCCCGTCCCACCCTTTTCTTTGCCCGACCCCCCTCCCCTGATAAAGGGAGGCCCCCAGATGCGGGTGTCGTCGCCCTTGGGGGGCTCGATTTTCCAGACCTCCGCACCCAGGTCGGCCAGCATCTGGGTGCAATAAGGGCCGGCCAGAATGCGGGAAAGGTCGAGCACCTTGAGACCATCTAGTGCGCCCATGGTCAGAATACTAAGGCTTTTGCGGGTAGAATCGGGCTATGAAGGTTCTGATTACCGGCGGAGCCGGCTACATCGGCAGCACCATCGCCCACGCGCTTCTGGACACCGGCCATCTGCCGGTGCTGCTGGACTCGCTGGTCACGGGGCCCCGGGCTTTTACCCAGGGCAAGATTTTTTACGAGGGCGACATCGCCGACCGGGCCCTGCTAGAACGCATCTTGCGGGAGCACCCCGACATCCACAGCACCATCCACTGCGCCGCGCGGATAGTGGTGCCGGAGTCGGTGCAGGAGCCCTACCTTTACTACCGCGAAAACGTCTGCAAGAGCCTCGAGCTGTTCAAGAACCTGGCCGAGCTGGGCTACCCCCGGGTGGTATTCAGCTCTTCGGCCTCCATCTACGACGCAGTGCCGGGCTTCAAGGTGACCGAAACCTCGCCCCTCAAGCCCAGCTCCCCCTACGCCCGTACCAAGTACATGATGGAGATGGTGCTGGAAGACCTGTGCAAGGCCACCCCACTGCGGGGAATTGCCCTGCGCTATTTCAACCCCATCGGGGCCGACCCCAAGCTGCGCAGCGGCATTCATGTGCGCGAGCCCAGCCATGTGCTGGGCAAGATGGTAGACGTAGCCCTGGGCAAGCTGCCCGAGTTCACCCTCACCGGCGTAAACTGGCCTACCCGCGACGGCTCCGGCATCCGCGACTACATCCACGTCTGGGATCTGGCCATGGCCCATGTAAAGGCGGTGGAGCGCTTCGACGAGGTTATCGCCAAAACCCAAAGCCCCTATGTGGTGATCAACCTGGGCACCGGCCACGGGGTGACCGTAAAGGAACTGGTAGCAGCCTTCGAGCGCGTGTACGGAAAGCAGATTCCCAAGCGCGAAGCCCCACCCCGCCCGGGCGATGTGGCCGGGGCCTATGCCAACGCCGACCGGGCCTTAGAGCTACTGGGCTGGAAGGCCGAGCACTCGATTGACGAGGGCATCGCCAGCGCCCTGGCCTGGGGCCAAAAACGCAAAGAAATCCTGGGGTATGTCTAGCGCAACCCACAAATCGCCATTCAGAGCCATCGTCAGGCCCCGTGCCCTCCATTTGGTTTTCCCCCATCTGGGGCCCCCTTGAGAAGCGTGGATCTGCACGCTTATGGGAAAACTGGGTAGACACCCGTGGATTGGTAACAAAACATGGGATGCTGGCCTTCTCCCTCTAAGGGGCATTGCGAGCATCCGCAGGATGTGAAGCAATCCAGTTCACCCTACTCAGCCAATCGTTTGGCAAAGCTATCTGGATTGCTTCGTTGGTCTTTGGCCTCCTCGCAAAGACGAAATTCGCTTGAGAGACTGGTTGGTGAGCCCTCCTACCGACTTTCACTTTGGATATAGTCACCTTTACAACGCTGTACTTAGCAACTTGCGACCTTTTTGGGTGCTGTGCGTACAATCAACCTGTGCAGGCCCTCCCCCACCCCCACATCCCGCTGCAAGCCTCCGAGGGCTCGGTGCTGCGGGCCAGGGCCCTGCAAAGCTATCTTCTTGCGCTGCGCGAGGCGCTCTCGAGCTACCAGGCGATCCCACCGGTGCATCTGTTTGTCCTGAACGAGCCCGACTGGAAGGCCCGGGTCAAGCACCCCTACGGCTTCCCCTTCCAGCGCACCAGCCTCAAGGAGGGACTATATCTGTTTTTGCCCGCCCGCTACCCCGAACGCTTCATCTGGCGGTTGCGCGAGACCTTGGTTCCGGCCATCAAGCAAGCCGGTAAGCCCCCCGGCCAGCCGGGCGATTTTCTGGATCTCAACCTGGGGCACGAGTTTGCCCATGCGGTAGCGGTAGCCTGGAAGCTGCGCACCCGCGTGCGCTGGGTAGACGAGTTTCTGGCCAACTACCTTTATTTGCTGGCCCTCCACCAAGCCCTGCCGGAGCTATACCCCAAGGCCCGGCAGTGGGGCCTACTGCTCTCCCACCTGACCCCCAGCGAGCCCAGCCTGGGCAGCTACGAAACCAAACCCAAGGGGCTCTCCGACCAGCTCTGGTTTCAGGGGCAGTTCACCCTCGAGGCCGCGCGGCTGGTAGAAGAACATGGCGATAGGCTGCTCAGGGGCCTGTTACAAGCCGCACCGCTCAAAAAAACCACGGTGCACAAGCTGTTGGTAGGCCTCGAGCCCCACCTGCGCGACTGGTTTGCCAGCTTTGCCCCTAAAAACGCCAGCTCACCAAAGGCCGGTCTGCAAACCGACTGGGAAAAGCTGGGCGAGACGTGAGCTTTGGAGTGCGCCAGAAGGTGCCCCAAAAGAAACTCCCGCTAAGAGTCCTTAGGTACGCCTACCCAGCCCCGAAGGCCCAGCGTATGATTGATTTTGTGAGTCGGGCTTTTGTGATCGGCATTGCCGGGGGTACCGGCAGCGGTAAAACCACCGTCACCGAGGCAGTCATTGGGGCGGTAGGGCCCGAGCATGTGGCCTTACTGCCAATGGACAACTACTACAAGGACAACACCCACCTGCCCTTCCAGGAGCGCCTCCAGCTCAGCTACGACCATCCCGACGCCTTCGACCTCGAGCTCTACCTTTCGCACATCCGGCAGCTCGTCTCGGGCCAGCCGGTCTCGATGCCGGTGTACTCCTTCAAGGAATACACCCGCGCCCCCCATACCATTCCCGTCCAGCCCGCCCCGGTGGTGGTGCTCGAGGGCATCCTGCTGCTGGTCGATGCCGCCTTGCGGGCCGAGATGAACCTCAAGGTTTTTGTGGATACCGACGCCGACGTGCGCTTTATTCGGCGTTTGCAGCGCGACATCGTCGAGCGGGGGCGCAGCGTGGAGAGCGTTATTCAGCAGTACCTCGAGCAAGTCCGTCCTATGCACCTTTCATTTGTCGAGCCCTCCAAGCGCTATGCCGACGTAATCATCCCCCACGGAGGGCACAACGAAGAGGCCCTGGCCATGCTCACGGCGCGGGTGCGCAGCCTGGTTTCGGCGGACAAGGTGGGCCATGGGGGGCGGTTGTGAACCCGCGTTCGCTGCTGCGGGTGGTGGTGCTGCTCTCGGCGGTGCTGAGCCTACCGGCGTTGCTACCGCGGATGCAGGCCGAACGCCCGGGGCCGGTGGTGCTCATTATGGACGGCGAGGAGGTGGCCGACCAGGCCCGGTTCACCGGCCAGACCTTCCTACAGGTAATGCAGACCTACCGGGCCCTGGGGGTGCAGGGGGTGGCGCTGTATGAACAATCGGTGCGGAACTGGGCGAACCGGGGGCTGCTGACCAGCCATTCGGCCAATACCCTGCAACTGGTCTACCCCAATGCCCAGATCAAGCCCGGCTGGTTCTACCTGACCGGCCCGGCGAGCCTCCTGGATGCAATGGTGGCGCGGTGGAACATCCCCACCGAGCGGGTGCTGATCGGCACCCAGACCTGGCTGGCCACCCCGGTCAACGTGGACTTTTTCCCGGCCGGCTTCGACCTGGCCCTGGCTCGCGAGCTCAAGGCCCAGGGCTTTTACCTGGTGGCCCGACCCTTCGACCACCCCTACCGCAAATACGACGTGGAGCTTGTGCCGCCCGAGACCGACGCGGTGGTTTTTGCCGGGCTGGATGTGCTGGGCTACAAAGACCACCTCGAGGCCGTGGCAGCAGGCCTGCAAGGCAAACCCATCGCCTGGATCGAGGGCACCCCCCAGCGGGGCTTTGCCCAACTCAGCCGCACGCTGCCGGTCAAACGGCTCTTTAGCATCCGGCCAGAGTGGCAGGACAAGCTGACCCCCGCCGAAACCGCCGACAAGTTTGTGCTGGCCGCCCGCGAGCGCGGACACCAGTTGCTCTACCTGCGACCCTACAAACAACCGGGCGACACTGAGGCTTTTCTGACCATCCTGCGCCGTGACCTCGAGCGCTCGCGCATCTCCATCGGCCAGCCCACCGCCCGCGACTTTAGCCCTTCGCCGCTGCGCTTTGTGGCCCTGGTGGGCATTCTGGCTGGGCTGGCCCTGCTGGCCCTGGGGCTGCCGCAGCCTTGGGGTATTCCGGTAGCAGTATTGCTCACCCTGTTTGCCCTGGGGGTAGCCCGCGCTGATGCCGGGCCGTTGCTGGCCGCAATGGTGTTCCCGGCGCTGGGCTTCCTCGAGCGCCATCGGCCCGGTTTGCGCTTGTGGTTGGCGGCGGTGCTCTACTCGCTGGCCGGGGTGGTCTTTCTGGCCGCCCTGGGCAGCACCCCCCAAAGCGTGCTGGGCCTGGAGCCCTTCCGGGGGGTCTCGCTCACCCTGGTGGTGCCGCCCCTGCTGGTGGCGCTGTCGTTCTTGCCTGCCGCTTACAAGCCCGCCCTCAACGCCTTGTACAACCATCCCCTGAAGCTCGGTGAGGTGGGGGTGGCACTCTTGGGACTGGCGGTGGTGGGGCTGGCAGTGCTGCGCCGGGGCAACGATGCAGCCCCCTCCATTGTGCCCGAGTGGGAGTTGCAGCTTCGGGCCTTCTTGCAGGACGTGATGGTGCGGCCCCGCTTCAAGGAGATTTTCGCCCACGCCCTGGCCCCGGTGGCCCTGCTACTGCCCTGGCCAACCTGGCTCAAAAACGTCCTGCTGGTGCTGGTAGCGGTGGGAATGGGCTCTATCCTGAACACTTTTTCGCACTACCACACCCCCCTCAGCATCTCCTTTTTCCGAGTGCTCAACGGTCTGCTGATTGGCCTGCTGGTGGGGCTGGTGGGGGTCTGGGTCATCCGTCGCTTGCGCGAATGGTGGCTCAGATAGAAGCATTTAATACAACAGCGTGCCAAGATGTAGGGTGCCTGGGGGTATTCATGCGCGTAGGGGTCAGCGGATATTACGGTTTTCAGAATGCCGGCGACGAGGCCATCCTCGAGGCCATTGTGCACGAAATTAAGGCCCGAGGCCACCAGGCTGTGGTGTTTTCTCACAACCCCGGCGAAACCGCTCAGCGCTACGGGGTCGAGGCCGTCAAGCGCACCCAGCCGCTGGAAGTCTGGAAGGCGCTGGGCACCCTAGACCTGCTCTTATCGGGTGGGGGCGGTCTGTTGCAGGACAAGACCTCTGGGCTAAGCCTGTGGTACTACCTGACCATCCTGGGCCTGGCCCGGCGCCGGGGCAAGACAGTGTACGTCTTCAATCAGTCGCTGGGGCCCCTCAGCAAGCGGGGTGAGCAGCGGGTAAAGCGGGCCTTGCGAGGCGTAACGTGCTTTTTTCGCGATGAAGGCTCGCTCGAGTACGGGCGCAAGCTGGGGCTCGAGGTGCATCTGGGTGCCGACCCGGCCTTGCTCCTGACCCCCCCGCCAGTGGAGCGCGAGCCCAATATGGTGGTGCTGGTGCCCAAGTACGGCACCGAGGAGGCCAACGCCAACCTGCACAAGCTGGCCGACCGGCTGCGGGTAGAGGGCTTCGAGGTGGTAATCCTGGCCCTGCAACCGGGCTTCGACGAACCGGTCTTGGAAAAGTTCAGCAGCTTCACCCGTGAGCTGGCCTGGGATCCGCGCCGGGTGAGCTACCTGCTGGCCCAGGCAGGCTACGTGATCTCGGTGCGCCTGCACGGGGCCATCCTGGCGGCGGCTGCCGGAACCCCCTTTGCCGGCATCGCCTACGACCCCAAGGTGGCCGGTTTCTGCCGCGATGCCGGGGCGGTGTATGTGGACATGCCGGGCGACCCCGACCTGCTGGCCGGGGCGGTGCTGACCCAGCGCCAGCCCAACTGGAGTGCCATCGAAACCATGAAAACCCGCGCCCGCAGCAGCTTCGACCAGGTGCTCTCCAGCCGCCCCCAGGGGCGCGTACAGCGCTCGAAGCCCCTATAGCGGGATATTCCCGTGCTTTTTGTAGGGCCGCTCCTCTTGCTTGGTGGAGAGCATCTCGAGGTGCTGGATCAAAAGCCGGCGGGTCTCGGCGGGGTCAATTACATCGTCAATGTAACCCCGTCCAGCCGCTACATAGGGGTTGTCGAAGGCTTTTTTGTACTCGGCAATTTTGGCCTGCCGGGTGGCCGCAGGGTCGGGCGAGGACTGAATTTCTTTGCGGTAGATAATGTTGGCTGCCCCCTCGGCGCCCATCACCGCCACCGCCCCGGTAGGCCAGGCCAGCACCACATCCGCCCCCATGTCGCGGGAGTTCATGGCCAGGTAGGCCCCGCCGTAGCTCTTGCGGGTAATCAGGGTGATCTTGGGCACGGTGGCCTCGGCGTAGGCGTAGAGCATCTTGGCCCCGTGGCGGATGATGCCCTGGTGTTCCTGGGCCACCCCGGGCAAGAAGCCGGTCACGTCTACCAGGGTCAGGATGGGAATGTTGAAGCTGTCGCAGGTACGGATGAAGCGGGCGGCCTTGTCCGAGGCGTTGATGTCCAGCGCACCGGCCATAAAGCGGGGGTTGTTGGCCACAATCCCGATGCTCTGCCCGCCCAGGTGGGCAAACCCCACGATGATGTTCTTGGCAAACTGGGGATGGAGTTCCAGGAACCGGCCCTCGTCCACGATGGTCTCGATAATCTGGTGCATGTTGTAAGGGCGGCGGGGGTCAGGGTGCACCAGGTCTAAAAGCTCGGGGGTTTTGCGCTGCTTGGGGTCGCTGTTTTCCCAGATGGGGGGCTTTTCTCTGGCGTTCTGCGGAAGGTAGGCCAGCAGTTTCTTGATGGTGTCCAGCACCCCCTGATCCCCCTCGCACTCGAGGTGGGCCACGCCCGACTTGGCAGTGTGCACCTCCGAACCCCCTAGTTGCTCGAAGGTGACTTCCTCGCGGGTCACGCTCTTGATCACCTCCGGCCCGGTAATAAACATGTAGCTATTGCCCTTGCTCATCAGCACGAAGTCGGTGATGGCCGGGCTGTACACCGCTCCGCCGGCACAAGGCCCCAGAATGGCCGAGATTTGCGGCACCACGCCTGAGTAAATCGCGTTGCGGTAGAAGACCTCGCCATAGCCCGAAAGACTGTCCACGCCTTCCTGGATGCGGGCCCCGGCGGAGTCGTTGAGGCCGATCAGCGGAGCGCCCACCTTTGCCGCCATGTCCATCACATGCGCAATTTTGCGGCCATGGGTTTTGCCCAGACTCCCGCCCAGCACGGTAAAATCCTGACTAAAAACAAACACCGTGCGTCCCCCCACCTTGCCGTAGCCCGTAACCACTCCATCGGCAGGGGCTTGCACCCCTTGCATCAGGGCACTTTCGGAGTGTTCGGCAAAAGGCTGCAACTCAACAAAAGTGTCCTCGTCGAGCAGGTATTGAATGCGCTCGCGGGCGGTCATTTTGCCCGCCTCGTGCTGCTTTCTAATGCGTTCCGGCCCACCGCCCGCTTCGACCCGCTTGCGTCGCTCTTCCATCTCGGCCAGCAGCTCTTCCATCCAGGCCCGCGTGTTATCTGCCATAGCGCTTGTATCTTACCAGCCTTATGAGGAAGGAAGCTGTTGAGCAGCTAAGTTCGCTGCCCCCAGAGCCCGGCTCGAGTAACCCAAAGCTTCACGCCTTGGCCCGTCTTCCCCTCAGCGCGATAAACGGCGGGCACCAGTGGTCTGGTAAGCTGATTTGCGTCACTTTGCCCTTATAAATCCAAACGTGAGCACCTTGTCATTGCGAGGAGGCCCCTGCCGACGAAACAATCCAGATAGCCTTGTGTAGGCTGGCCAGGGCAGAGATTCCGTCGCGTCTCCCACGAATACTCGGCACAGCAAAGTTCACTGTACCGAGTATGGGTGGAAGTCTGCTCTGGATTGCTGTGCATCCTGCGGATGCGAAGCAATGACGGGAGAAGGCCAGCATCACATACTTTGTTACCAGACCACTGGGTGCTTCAGCGAATCCGGCCATGCGGCCTTGTGGGGTCGATTTATCCCTTCACCACAATGTTGAGCAGCTTGCCCGGAATGTAGATTTCTTTTACTACCTCCTTGCCTGCAATATGCTGTTGAACATTGGGGATTTCTCGAGCCAGGCGTTTGATTTCCTCCTCGCCGGCCTGGGCCTGGATGGTGACCTTGCCGCGCAGTTTACCGTTTACCTGCACGACCAGCTCGAAGCTGTCGGCCACCAGGGCTCTTTCGTCCAGGGCGGGCCAGGGCGCGGCAAACACCGAGTTGGAATAGAACTCGTGCCACAGCTCTTCGGCCAGATGGGGGGCAAAGGGGGCCAGCATCTGGATATAGCGCAGCACCGCCTCCCGGAAGACCGGCGTGACCCCCTGCTCTTTGCGGTACTCACTCATGGCGTTGAGCAACTCCATCAGGGCCGCAATGGCGGTGTTAAAGCGCAGGGCCTCGAGGTCTTCGGTGACCTTTTTGATGGTCTGGTGCAGCTTTTGGTAGAGGCCTTTGTGAGCCCCTTCCAGCGCGGTGGGCTCGAGGGCATCACTTTGGGCCCGGAGCTCTACCCGGTGCTCCGCGACCAGCCGGTGAACCCGGTTGAGGTAGCGCCACGCGCCCTGCACCCCCTCCTCGGTCCAGATCATCTCGTTCTCGGGAGGGGCGGCAAACAGAATGGTGATGCGGGCAATGTCGGCGCCTTGCTCCTTCACAAAAGGCCCTACCATGACCCCGTTGCCCAGGCTCTTGCTCATGACGGCCGGTTTCCAGAAGTAGGTTTTGCCGCCTTCCTCGCGTAGCTCGGCCCCGCTCTTCTGGGCTTCCTCGAGGGTAATCCCTTGCTCAATCTCGAGCTTGCTGCGCCGGGCGTCGTCTTTGAAGTAGATGCGCCCCTCCCGAACCTCCACCTCCCCCACGTTGGTCCAGCCCATCACCATGCCCTGGGTGAACAGACCTTCAAAGGGCTCCTGGGCTTCAACCATCCCCAGGTCGTGCAGGAACTTGGTAAAGAAGCGGGCGTACAAGAGGTGCAGAATGGCGTGCTCGACCCCCCCGATGTACTGATCGACCGGCATCCAGAAGTTGGCTTTCTCTGGGTCGAAAGGCAGATGGGGGTTTTGCGCATCGGTGTAGCGCAGGAAATACCAGGACGAGTCGATGAAGGTGTCCATGGTGTCGGTGTCGCGCCGGGCCTTGCCGCCACACCGGGGGCAGTCGCACTCGTAAAACTCGGGGTGGGCCGCCAGCGGGCTTTTACCTTTGGGCCGAATATCCTCCACGTCGCGCAGGGTAGGCAGCTCGACCGGAAGCTGCTCGTAGGGCACCGGCACAATGCCGCAGCGCTCACAGTGAATCATGGGGATGGGGGTGCCCCAGTAGCGCTGGCGGCTAATCAGCCAGTCGCGCAGGCGGTAGTTGACCTTGCCCTGGCCGATGCCCTTTTCCTCCATCCAGGCGATGATTTTCTTCTTGGCCTCTTCCATATAGAGGCCGTTCAAGAAACCGGAGTTGATGGCGGGGCCGTCCTCGGTGTAGGCCTTACCCTGCCAGCCCGCGGGGGGCTCGACGGTACGGATAATCTCGAGTCCGAACTTCTCGGCAAACTCCCAGTCGCGCTCGTCCTGCCCCGGCACCGCCATAATAGCCCCGGTGCCGTAGCCCGCCAGCACGTAATCGGCAATCCAGATGGGAATCTCTTTG from Meiothermus sp. harbors:
- a CDS encoding S8/S53 family peptidase gives rise to the protein MKHLWKALFTSSLLLLAACGTQRPAGTLQIPVDTSLTPAQATLPGPDGSPRPLARMVGESGIPMDFVLGELVVSTDDESKLNAFLARWGGQVIGQAEKVGDAPKTYQVKLNPSAAQVERILQQLNQNLPDLKGRFSTSSPAAAQLLAVALAEAHQEKMTVTPNFVLTSGAIADGSTSEAPTSESDGIPYSPSAFQWTYMNRGSAQDIGVGEAWRLLARAGRFSNKVRIMILDGGFAPSGDFPETSQVVGSWNEPNALQCSGGNSCPWHGTHVTTSAMGRPDNAFGVAGPAGPVGELLAVPFQGDFIGIITTLERIITATLFGNPKIINMSFGFELDLGWDAAVKVACLFLCPAPSEIIDGFTAAVSASGKLIFASAGNDGKDVDNGGGIEGSTHIPCESVGVICVGGMAHDATARDAGSNFGSKRDDNSVDIYGPYWLWVGFDPDNRANQARLRAGTSYASPFVAGVAALVWAANPSLNAGQVWAILRDTAHVGGVGVRGHERRVNAFAAVSRALEVGTSGPSIALSDSATAHLNREWSVTANVTDFAGNNCPPVYCPLSFDPAPTRIVGNTAFYRFNTAGSRTVRVTTRDLLGREASESRTVMVVNTPPEVSISQPSSGASFFVGQSVQLLGSATDLNEGPDPGPGPIACRWTSSNSGDTSFPRTGCNTTASFSTTGTRTLTLTATDPQGLSTSASVSITINPAPANLPPNITLGSLSPATPNYIDGYSWSTRLTATGSATDPEGNTPITYTWRATSFRPNSTTVWRSNITLSTSTTNGNLDWTPSSFNPSNLIGDLGDFGNDCYNGQIVRLTLTATDSLGNSSTRSLPDIKVYRCTLD
- a CDS encoding CaiB/BaiF CoA-transferase family protein; the encoded protein is MGALDGLKVLDLSRILAGPYCTQMLADLGAEVWKIEPPKGDDTRIWGPPFIRGGGSGKEKGGTGWEVAPEGESAYYLSCNRGKKSVVVNLKDPRGQQIVQDLAQQADVLVENYKTGDLARYGLDYVSLSRQNPRLIYLSITGYGQTGPRAQEPGYDVAVQGLCGIMSVTGEPEGPPMRVPVAWIDLMTGMNGAVAILAALQERARSGLGQHLDLALFDVGLAAMVNLAQSYLLTGELPERLGNAHPQIVPYGAFAASDGWFMLTVGNDEQYRRVCEAMEHPELWEDARFQTNAGRVTHRAELLPRLEAILRSRPRREWLERFTQAGVPVTPVNNLAEAFAEPQARARGMLQQVEHPTLGSIPLIGSPLAHLSRTPAKAQAHPPLLGEHTGAVLSEVLGYTPEQVRELVAAGVVGAV
- the galE gene encoding UDP-glucose 4-epimerase GalE, whose product is MKVLITGGAGYIGSTIAHALLDTGHLPVLLDSLVTGPRAFTQGKIFYEGDIADRALLERILREHPDIHSTIHCAARIVVPESVQEPYLYYRENVCKSLELFKNLAELGYPRVVFSSSASIYDAVPGFKVTETSPLKPSSPYARTKYMMEMVLEDLCKATPLRGIALRYFNPIGADPKLRSGIHVREPSHVLGKMVDVALGKLPEFTLTGVNWPTRDGSGIRDYIHVWDLAMAHVKAVERFDEVIAKTQSPYVVINLGTGHGVTVKELVAAFERVYGKQIPKREAPPRPGDVAGAYANADRALELLGWKAEHSIDEGIASALAWGQKRKEILGYV
- the udk gene encoding uridine kinase → MIDFVSRAFVIGIAGGTGSGKTTVTEAVIGAVGPEHVALLPMDNYYKDNTHLPFQERLQLSYDHPDAFDLELYLSHIRQLVSGQPVSMPVYSFKEYTRAPHTIPVQPAPVVVLEGILLLVDAALRAEMNLKVFVDTDADVRFIRRLQRDIVERGRSVESVIQQYLEQVRPMHLSFVEPSKRYADVIIPHGGHNEEALAMLTARVRSLVSADKVGHGGRL
- a CDS encoding DUF5693 family protein — encoded protein: MNPRSLLRVVVLLSAVLSLPALLPRMQAERPGPVVLIMDGEEVADQARFTGQTFLQVMQTYRALGVQGVALYEQSVRNWANRGLLTSHSANTLQLVYPNAQIKPGWFYLTGPASLLDAMVARWNIPTERVLIGTQTWLATPVNVDFFPAGFDLALARELKAQGFYLVARPFDHPYRKYDVELVPPETDAVVFAGLDVLGYKDHLEAVAAGLQGKPIAWIEGTPQRGFAQLSRTLPVKRLFSIRPEWQDKLTPAETADKFVLAARERGHQLLYLRPYKQPGDTEAFLTILRRDLERSRISIGQPTARDFSPSPLRFVALVGILAGLALLALGLPQPWGIPVAVLLTLFALGVARADAGPLLAAMVFPALGFLERHRPGLRLWLAAVLYSLAGVVFLAALGSTPQSVLGLEPFRGVSLTLVVPPLLVALSFLPAAYKPALNALYNHPLKLGEVGVALLGLAVVGLAVLRRGNDAAPSIVPEWELQLRAFLQDVMVRPRFKEIFAHALAPVALLLPWPTWLKNVLLVLVAVGMGSILNTFSHYHTPLSISFFRVLNGLLIGLLVGLVGVWVIRRLREWWLR